In one window of Ruminococcus hominis DNA:
- a CDS encoding ATP-binding protein yields the protein MQRLETLYSVSSNIHSIATALRRTVCFIVCLILFAALFPIPAKAAEQSEKEAIRVGWYECAYQITRANGERSGYAYEYEQTVSTYTGWNYEYVTGDWTELMDMLQRGDIDIMANVSYTDERAETILFSDRPMGEEKYYLYVDITNADISLTNLSNLNGKRIAMIENSVQTEQFCEWEKEHNITTEHVLVDTVEETKELFDNDEIDGIISTENSIWIERGLSPVVITGSSDIYFGISKARPDLKEALDAAMRSMEYDKPFYNDELYKQYIATETVVFLTEKEKEWLKEHGEIRLGFLKDDTGFSTYDRENGELLGVINDYVQDASDCFGGDKIKFRLIGFDLEENQIEALQEGKIDMIFHAGQNPYMAEQNGISLSDTVLSTPLAVLTKQSHFDENAENRVAISKEDLQYKWYISYNYPDWKIVECNSAEDAESKVRNGEADCFPIRIGVLMQYVDDKNIHGVFLTRAMNSSFAVSKGNITLLSILNKTLKTMETSKLSSAESAYEDSLRKVTAKEFIKDNFLIFSLVILTVFIVVLVIILGLLRKARIAEEKAKNAQQQAEQANSAKSTFLYNMSHDIRTPMNALLGYNHLMKKQLTDPKLLDYQQKIERAGKLLLDIINNVLDLARIESGKMYLNESYAQVDQLFEEVVGVFEPQTKEKKINLKSEVCVQHSHVMCDITKIKQIFVNLISNAVKYTPSGGSIEIKLQEIPCEREGFVAFRTEIRDNGIGMSKDFLPTLFDSFSRERNTTTSKVAGTGLGMVIVKDFVDLMDGTIEVQSELAKGTTFIVHLMHRKADEQYYRQTDEGVESDETENILQGKHILMAEDNELNAEIASTILEEMGLQIDWVNDGVQCVSKVKQMPAGTYDLILMDIQMPNMDGYKATEIIRKMSDKEKAEIPIIAMTANAFEEDRRKAIVIGMNEHITKPIDAEKMKKIITEVLK from the coding sequence ATGCAGAGACTGGAAACGTTGTATTCCGTGAGCAGTAATATACATAGCATTGCAACAGCTTTAAGAAGAACAGTCTGTTTTATAGTCTGTTTGATATTATTTGCTGCGCTATTTCCGATTCCTGCAAAAGCAGCAGAACAATCAGAAAAAGAAGCAATCCGGGTAGGATGGTACGAGTGTGCTTATCAGATTACAAGAGCGAATGGGGAACGAAGCGGATATGCTTATGAATATGAACAGACTGTTTCGACGTATACAGGTTGGAATTACGAGTATGTAACCGGTGATTGGACAGAATTGATGGATATGTTGCAGAGAGGTGACATAGATATAATGGCAAATGTGTCCTACACAGATGAACGTGCGGAAACGATTCTTTTCTCAGATCGTCCTATGGGAGAGGAAAAGTATTATTTATATGTCGATATTACAAATGCAGATATCTCTCTGACAAATTTGTCGAACTTGAATGGGAAACGCATTGCTATGATAGAAAACAGCGTGCAGACGGAGCAGTTTTGCGAGTGGGAAAAAGAGCACAATATAACGACAGAGCATGTATTGGTTGATACTGTTGAAGAGACAAAAGAGTTGTTTGACAATGATGAAATCGATGGAATTATATCTACAGAAAATTCCATCTGGATCGAACGAGGATTATCGCCAGTTGTTATAACAGGCAGTTCAGACATTTATTTCGGAATCAGTAAGGCGCGTCCCGATTTAAAAGAAGCACTGGATGCTGCCATGCGTTCCATGGAATATGACAAACCATTTTACAATGACGAGCTTTACAAACAATATATTGCAACAGAAACAGTTGTATTTCTTACGGAAAAAGAAAAAGAGTGGCTGAAAGAACATGGAGAGATTCGACTTGGATTTTTGAAGGATGATACCGGATTTAGTACATACGACAGAGAGAATGGCGAATTGCTAGGGGTGATCAATGATTACGTTCAGGATGCAAGTGATTGTTTTGGTGGAGATAAGATAAAATTTCGTTTGATAGGATTTGACCTGGAAGAAAATCAGATAGAGGCATTGCAGGAAGGCAAGATAGATATGATTTTTCATGCAGGTCAGAATCCGTATATGGCCGAGCAAAACGGAATATCGCTGTCTGACACCGTATTATCAACACCATTGGCGGTACTTACTAAGCAGAGCCATTTTGATGAAAATGCAGAAAATCGTGTCGCAATTTCCAAAGAAGATCTTCAGTATAAATGGTATATTTCTTATAACTATCCGGATTGGAAGATTGTAGAATGTAATTCTGCAGAGGATGCTGAAAGTAAAGTGAGAAATGGAGAAGCAGACTGTTTTCCAATCAGAATAGGAGTGTTGATGCAGTATGTAGATGACAAGAATATTCATGGAGTATTTTTGACAAGAGCTATGAACTCATCATTTGCAGTAAGCAAAGGAAATATAACGCTGTTATCTATTTTGAATAAGACATTAAAAACAATGGAGACTTCGAAGCTGAGCAGTGCAGAATCAGCATATGAAGATTCTTTGCGGAAGGTTACAGCAAAAGAATTTATAAAGGATAATTTCCTGATATTCAGCCTTGTCATTTTAACAGTATTTATAGTAGTGCTGGTGATTATTCTGGGACTGTTGAGAAAAGCGAGGATCGCAGAAGAAAAAGCGAAGAATGCACAGCAGCAGGCAGAGCAGGCAAACAGTGCGAAATCAACATTTCTATATAATATGTCACACGATATTCGTACCCCGATGAATGCACTGCTTGGATATAATCATTTGATGAAGAAACAGCTGACAGATCCTAAATTACTGGATTATCAGCAAAAGATTGAGCGGGCCGGAAAACTGCTTCTGGACATTATCAATAATGTACTCGACCTTGCGAGAATAGAGAGCGGGAAGATGTACTTAAATGAGTCCTACGCCCAGGTTGACCAACTGTTCGAAGAAGTAGTGGGTGTATTTGAGCCACAGACAAAGGAGAAGAAGATCAATCTCAAATCTGAGGTTTGTGTTCAACATTCACACGTTATGTGTGATATTACAAAAATAAAACAGATTTTTGTGAATCTTATCAGCAATGCAGTCAAATATACACCATCCGGTGGGAGCATCGAGATAAAACTTCAAGAGATTCCGTGTGAAAGGGAAGGTTTTGTAGCGTTTCGGACAGAAATCCGTGATAACGGTATCGGAATGAGTAAAGACTTTCTTCCAACTTTGTTTGATTCCTTTTCACGAGAACGCAATACGACTACAAGCAAGGTAGCCGGAACCGGCCTTGGCATGGTAATCGTCAAAGATTTTGTCGATTTAATGGACGGTACGATTGAAGTGCAGAGCGAATTAGCGAAAGGAACAACATTTATCGTTCATCTTATGCACAGAAAAGCAGACGAGCAATATTACCGACAAACAGATGAAGGAGTAGAATCCGACGAAACAGAAAATATATTGCAGGGCAAACATATTCTGATGGCAGAAGATAATGAGCTAAATGCTGAAATTGCAAGCACGATTCTTGAAGAAATGGGACTGCAGATTGACTGGGTCAATGACGGAGTCCAGTGTGTCAGCAAGGTGAAACAGATGCCGGCAGGAACCTATGACCTGATCCTGATGGATATTCAGATGCCTAATATGGATGGATATAAAGCAACCGAGATCATCCGGAAGATGTCAGATAAAGAAAAGGCAGAGATTCCAATCATAGCTATGACAGCGAATGCCTTTGAAGAAGATAGAAGAAAAGCGATTGTTATCGGTATGAATGAGCATATCACAAAGCCGATAGATGCAGAAAAAATGAAAAAAATAATAACCGAAGTGTTGAAGTGA
- a CDS encoding DNA-deoxyinosine glycosylase, whose product MKKEQTYTHVSHDFEPVFDENSKVLILGTFPSVKSRENRFYYGHPQNRFWKVIAGLTESEVPQTIEEKKKLLLEHGIAIWDVIESCDIIGSSDSSIKNVVPADIERVVANSKIQNIYANGGTAKKLYEKYSQKKTGREIIGLPSTSPANAAYSLERLLECWQKVKKVL is encoded by the coding sequence ATGAAGAAAGAGCAGACATATACACACGTATCACACGATTTCGAACCGGTTTTTGATGAAAACTCAAAAGTACTGATATTAGGAACATTTCCGTCGGTCAAATCGAGAGAAAATCGGTTCTATTACGGGCATCCGCAGAACCGTTTCTGGAAAGTAATCGCAGGACTGACAGAAAGCGAAGTGCCACAGACCATTGAAGAAAAGAAAAAATTATTGCTGGAGCACGGCATCGCGATATGGGATGTCATTGAGAGCTGTGATATTATTGGTTCAAGTGACAGCAGTATAAAAAATGTTGTTCCGGCTGACATTGAAAGAGTGGTCGCAAATTCTAAAATCCAAAACATTTATGCAAATGGCGGGACGGCAAAGAAACTGTATGAAAAATACAGTCAGAAAAAAACAGGACGGGAGATTATTGGTCTGCCTTCTACAAGTCCTGCAAATGCAGCGTATTCACTGGAAAGGTTATTAGAATGTTGGCAGAAAGTGAAAAAGGTATTATAA
- a CDS encoding helix-turn-helix transcriptional regulator, which yields MLANFEKRNYNGKERVWTGRYRNLQNLPHWHLESELIYVESGEIIVSDNHEKYPLATGDAIFLQGGDIHYIKSSPDSIVAIILFDSSLLSGILKEHRLAGAKLEHSYPIKEYFEKMQIELKSQKMFYDLKLRSLITDLMIEIFRKEELAAQIQPEKHSSIDNYKNLLSEIETKYDYITFSDAADFMKLSEPYFSKFFRKVSGMTFSQYLNAVRLEHAIELLKNNTEHLAITEIAAKCGFDTIRHFNRVFKDITGMSPRQMPSDYVLDVRPIRTISDAFNPTLQNSELL from the coding sequence ATGCTTGCTAATTTTGAAAAACGAAACTATAACGGAAAAGAGCGTGTCTGGACAGGCCGCTATCGCAACCTGCAGAATCTGCCGCACTGGCATCTTGAAAGTGAACTGATCTATGTAGAATCCGGTGAGATTATTGTCTCTGACAATCATGAAAAATATCCCCTTGCCACAGGAGATGCAATTTTTCTTCAAGGCGGAGATATCCACTACATCAAAAGTTCTCCCGACAGTATTGTCGCAATCATACTTTTTGATTCCTCTCTCTTAAGTGGAATCTTAAAAGAACACCGTCTTGCAGGAGCAAAGTTAGAACACTCCTATCCAATTAAAGAATATTTCGAAAAAATGCAGATAGAATTAAAATCGCAGAAAATGTTCTACGATTTAAAGCTCCGCTCATTGATTACAGATCTTATGATTGAAATATTCCGCAAAGAAGAACTTGCTGCTCAGATTCAGCCTGAGAAACATTCTTCCATTGACAATTATAAAAATCTTCTTTCCGAGATTGAAACCAAATATGATTACATCACATTTTCTGACGCCGCAGATTTTATGAAATTATCAGAACCATATTTTTCAAAATTTTTCCGCAAAGTATCCGGGATGACATTTTCACAATATCTCAACGCCGTCCGGCTGGAACATGCCATAGAGTTATTGAAAAATAATACCGAACATCTAGCAATTACTGAAATTGCTGCCAAGTGCGGTTTCGATACCATCCGGCACTTCAATCGTGTGTTTAAAGATATCACAGGTATGTCGCCCAGACAAATGCCGTCGGATTATGTGTTAGATGTACGGCCAATCCGCACTATCTCCGATGCATTCAATCCGACATTACAGAATTCAGAATTGCTGTGA
- a CDS encoding xanthine phosphoribosyltransferase, translating into MNFLEERILKDGIVKEGNVLKVDSFLNHQMDIELFDQMGAEFKKRFEGKPINKILTIEASGIGIACVVAQHFHVPVVFAKKSKSINLEGEMYVAQVESFTHKCQNNVIVAQKFLNPEDHVLIIDDFLANGCALQGLIQIVQSAGATVEGIGIAIEKGFQSGGRIIRNLGFQLESLAIVESMDAETGNVVFREQ; encoded by the coding sequence ATGAATTTTTTAGAAGAAAGAATTTTAAAAGATGGAATTGTAAAAGAAGGGAATGTACTCAAAGTTGACAGCTTTTTGAATCATCAGATGGACATCGAACTGTTCGATCAAATGGGGGCAGAATTTAAGAAACGTTTTGAGGGAAAACCAATCAATAAAATTCTTACGATCGAGGCATCAGGAATCGGTATCGCCTGTGTTGTAGCCCAGCATTTCCATGTGCCGGTTGTATTTGCGAAGAAATCAAAAAGCATCAATTTAGAAGGCGAGATGTATGTTGCGCAGGTAGAATCATTTACACACAAATGTCAGAATAATGTGATCGTAGCACAGAAGTTCTTAAATCCGGAAGACCATGTGCTGATTATCGATGATTTCCTGGCTAACGGATGTGCATTGCAGGGATTGATCCAGATCGTACAGTCTGCAGGAGCAACAGTAGAAGGAATCGGAATCGCAATTGAGAAAGGCTTCCAGTCAGGTGGAAGAATCATCCGTAATCTTGGATTCCAGTTGGAGTCTCTGGCAATTGTAGAGAGCATGGATGCAGAGACTGGAAACGTTGTATTCCGTGAGCAGTAA
- the araA gene encoding L-arabinose isomerase: protein MLGCKDYKFWFCTGSQDLYGDECLAHVAEHSQIIVNALNESGLLPYEVVWKPTLITNEVIRKTFSEANTDENCAGVIVWCHTFSPAKSWILGLKELRKPLLHFHTQFNREIPYDTIDMDFMNENQAAHGDREFGHIFTRLNKSRKVVMGYWQDKDTQERIGSWMRTAVGVIESSHVRVMRIADNMRNVAVTEGDKVEAQIKFGWEVDAYPVNEIAAVVQDVKPGDVEALVEEYYSKYQILLEGRDEAEFRKHVAVQAQIELGFEKFLEEQNYQAIVTHFGDLGSLQQLPGLAIQRLMEKGYGFGGEGDWKTAAMVRVMKIMTQGMKDAKGTSFMEDYTYNLVPGKEGILQAHMLEVCPTIADGPISIKCQPLSMGNREDPTRLVFTAKEGPAIATSLIDLGDRFRLIINNVDCKKTEKPMPKLPVATAFWTPQPDLRTGAEAWILAGGAHHTAFTYDLTAEQMGDWAAEMGIEAVYIDKDTNIRQFKNELMWNEAVFSK, encoded by the coding sequence ATGTTAGGATGTAAAGATTACAAATTTTGGTTTTGCACAGGCTCACAGGATTTATATGGAGATGAATGTCTGGCACATGTAGCAGAGCATTCACAGATTATCGTAAATGCGTTAAATGAATCAGGATTACTTCCGTATGAAGTTGTATGGAAACCAACACTGATTACAAATGAAGTGATCAGAAAGACATTTAGTGAAGCAAATACAGATGAAAACTGTGCAGGTGTTATCGTATGGTGTCATACATTTTCACCGGCAAAATCATGGATTCTTGGATTGAAAGAACTGAGAAAACCACTGCTTCATTTCCATACACAGTTTAATCGCGAGATTCCATACGATACAATCGATATGGATTTCATGAATGAAAATCAGGCAGCACACGGAGACCGTGAGTTCGGACACATTTTCACACGTCTGAACAAGAGCCGCAAGGTTGTAATGGGATATTGGCAGGATAAGGATACACAGGAAAGAATCGGTTCTTGGATGCGTACAGCAGTCGGCGTGATTGAAAGTAGCCATGTCCGTGTTATGCGTATTGCCGACAATATGAGAAATGTTGCTGTAACAGAGGGCGATAAAGTAGAGGCACAGATTAAATTTGGATGGGAAGTAGATGCTTATCCGGTAAATGAGATCGCAGCTGTTGTACAGGATGTAAAACCAGGTGATGTAGAAGCACTTGTAGAAGAATATTACAGCAAATATCAGATTCTTCTGGAAGGAAGAGATGAAGCAGAATTCCGTAAACATGTAGCAGTTCAGGCACAGATTGAGCTTGGATTTGAAAAATTCTTAGAAGAACAGAACTATCAGGCAATTGTAACACATTTCGGTGATCTTGGTTCATTACAGCAGCTGCCGGGACTTGCTATCCAGAGATTGATGGAAAAAGGATACGGATTCGGTGGAGAAGGCGACTGGAAAACAGCAGCTATGGTCCGTGTTATGAAGATTATGACACAGGGAATGAAAGATGCAAAAGGAACTTCATTTATGGAAGATTACACATACAATCTCGTTCCTGGAAAAGAAGGAATCCTTCAGGCACATATGCTTGAGGTTTGCCCGACAATCGCAGATGGTCCGATCAGTATCAAGTGTCAGCCATTGTCTATGGGAAATCGTGAAGATCCAACTCGTCTTGTATTTACAGCAAAAGAAGGACCGGCAATCGCAACATCACTGATTGACCTTGGAGACAGATTCCGTCTGATCATCAACAACGTAGATTGTAAGAAGACAGAAAAACCAATGCCAAAACTTCCGGTAGCAACAGCATTCTGGACACCACAGCCAGATCTTCGTACAGGAGCAGAAGCATGGATCCTTGCAGGCGGTGCTCATCATACAGCATTTACATACGACTTAACAGCAGAACAGATGGGTGACTGGGCAGCAGAAATGGGAATCGAAGCTGTATACATTGATAAAGATACAAACATCCGCCAGTTCAAAAATGAATTGATGTGGAATGAGGCAGTATTTAGCAAATAA
- the selB gene encoding selenocysteine-specific translation elongation factor, whose product MEHIIIGTAGHIDHGKTALIRALTGRDTDTNKEEKERGITIDLGFTWFDLPNGDRAGIVDVPGHEKFLPNMLSGVYGMDLVLLVIALDEGIKPQTIEHMEILSQLHIENGILVFTKSDLVDEEWKELMIEEIREEIKMLGDDRFAAWPEVCVSSKTGEGIENLKTIIVENVLHTHNLRDTSGAFRMPIDRILSLSGRGTVIAGTILEGEVQPDDKIMLYPKKTETRIRSIQVHGQNVEKATAGQRAALLLPGIKKEELKRGNVAAAIHSLNPSERLDVKITMSAHTGRILKHQSRLHLHIGAGQVLCRVILFGKNELTPGESGYAQLVLEEKIAVKKRDSFVLRFYSPLETIGGGIVLDAAAKKHKRTNPAVVEELKQKEENKESNILLKWLRSQKKKPVTIEQIKPLVEINEEEISNMLYRYMKKQQIVSFIYKKCTYYWSQESENNMWEQMKEWLQRYHQRHPYRYGATKKELQKELFSGWENKTFEAYLSYLESFGQSQTDLTSESDKQTDSRIKRNEDIICLCNFEIQHDKKFQQIEAHILKTLEEAGYQLLLYKELCPPKVDEECFEDIFKVLKKEGKLIEIADSYYVTEGKLQVVIEKVEQHFREHKILTYSEMRDNLEISRKTAKIWIEYLDKIKITMRCGNETERVAFGLKE is encoded by the coding sequence ATGGAGCATATTATCATTGGTACAGCCGGGCATATAGATCATGGCAAGACTGCGTTGATTCGTGCACTGACCGGAAGAGATACGGATACGAATAAGGAAGAAAAGGAGCGTGGTATCACGATCGATCTTGGATTTACATGGTTTGATCTGCCAAATGGTGACCGCGCCGGAATTGTAGACGTACCCGGACATGAAAAATTCCTTCCGAATATGTTATCGGGAGTTTACGGCATGGATTTAGTTTTATTGGTCATTGCTTTGGATGAAGGAATCAAACCACAGACGATTGAGCATATGGAAATCTTGTCACAGCTACATATAGAAAATGGCATCCTTGTTTTTACAAAATCGGATTTGGTGGATGAGGAATGGAAAGAGCTGATGATTGAAGAAATCAGGGAAGAAATCAAAATGCTGGGAGATGACAGATTCGCAGCGTGGCCGGAAGTGTGTGTATCCTCCAAGACAGGAGAAGGCATTGAAAACCTGAAGACAATAATTGTCGAAAATGTATTGCATACCCATAATTTACGAGATACATCAGGAGCATTTCGTATGCCGATTGACAGAATATTGTCCCTGTCCGGACGAGGAACAGTGATTGCCGGAACCATTTTGGAAGGCGAGGTGCAACCGGACGATAAAATCATGCTATATCCGAAGAAAACAGAAACACGTATCAGAAGCATACAGGTTCACGGGCAAAATGTAGAGAAAGCAACGGCAGGACAACGCGCAGCCCTTCTGTTACCGGGAATCAAAAAAGAAGAACTCAAACGAGGAAATGTAGCGGCAGCCATTCATTCTCTGAATCCGTCAGAGAGGCTGGATGTGAAAATTACAATGTCAGCTCATACCGGAAGAATACTAAAACATCAGAGCAGATTACATTTGCACATCGGGGCAGGACAAGTTCTGTGCCGTGTCATTTTATTTGGGAAAAATGAATTGACTCCGGGGGAAAGCGGATACGCTCAACTTGTACTGGAAGAAAAAATCGCAGTGAAAAAACGAGATTCATTTGTACTTCGATTCTATTCTCCGCTAGAAACAATTGGTGGAGGAATCGTTCTTGATGCAGCAGCAAAAAAACATAAAAGAACAAATCCGGCGGTAGTTGAAGAATTAAAACAAAAAGAAGAAAACAAAGAAAGCAATATTTTGCTCAAATGGCTACGAAGCCAGAAGAAAAAACCGGTTACAATAGAGCAAATAAAGCCGTTGGTTGAAATAAATGAAGAAGAAATAAGCAATATGCTGTATAGATATATGAAAAAGCAACAAATCGTGTCATTTATTTATAAGAAATGCACATACTATTGGTCGCAAGAATCTGAAAATAATATGTGGGAGCAAATGAAAGAATGGCTTCAAAGATACCATCAGAGACATCCATACAGATATGGAGCCACAAAAAAAGAGCTGCAGAAAGAATTATTTTCAGGATGGGAGAACAAAACGTTCGAAGCTTATTTATCTTATTTAGAATCCTTCGGGCAATCCCAGACAGACCTTACATCAGAATCAGACAAACAAACAGATTCAAGGATTAAAAGAAACGAAGACATCATTTGTCTGTGCAATTTTGAAATCCAACACGATAAAAAATTTCAACAAATCGAAGCTCATATATTAAAAACTCTGGAGGAAGCAGGATATCAATTACTTCTATATAAAGAACTATGCCCGCCGAAAGTCGATGAAGAATGTTTCGAAGACATTTTCAAAGTATTAAAAAAAGAAGGAAAGCTGATTGAAATAGCAGATTCTTATTACGTTACAGAAGGAAAGCTGCAAGTCGTAATCGAAAAGGTGGAACAACATTTCAGAGAACACAAAATACTCACCTATTCAGAAATGCGTGATAACTTGGAAATATCAAGAAAAACCGCTAAAATATGGATAGAATATTTAGATAAAATCAAGATTACAATGCGTTGTGGAAATGAGACAGAACGCGTAGCATTTGGCTTAAAAGAATAA
- the proC gene encoding pyrroline-5-carboxylate reductase, whose product MKLGFIGTGNMAGAIMGGVIKSGLFKPEEIIGADLLEAGREKVKTLYGIHVTADNKEVVEKAETIILSVKPQFYESVIAEIKDVVKPEQIVITIAPGKTLEWLAKQFGKDVKLVRTMPNTPAMVGEGMTAACRNEFVTDEELEGAKKILSAFGKVEVVSEHLMDVVVSVSGSSPAYVFMFIEAMADAAVADGMPRAQAYQFAAQAVLGSAKMVLETGKHPGELKDMVCSPGGTTIEAVRVLEEKGLRSAVIEAMKACTDIAKKM is encoded by the coding sequence ATGAAATTAGGATTTATTGGAACAGGAAATATGGCAGGAGCCATTATGGGTGGCGTGATTAAGAGCGGGTTATTTAAACCGGAAGAGATTATAGGAGCGGATTTGTTGGAAGCAGGGCGTGAAAAAGTTAAAACATTGTATGGTATTCATGTGACAGCAGACAACAAAGAGGTTGTAGAGAAGGCAGAGACAATCATCTTGTCCGTAAAACCTCAATTTTATGAGTCTGTGATCGCAGAGATTAAAGATGTTGTAAAACCGGAGCAGATTGTCATTACGATCGCACCGGGAAAAACTCTTGAATGGCTGGCAAAACAGTTTGGCAAGGATGTAAAGCTTGTCCGTACAATGCCAAATACACCGGCTATGGTAGGCGAAGGAATGACAGCTGCCTGCCGAAACGAATTTGTCACAGATGAAGAACTCGAAGGCGCAAAAAAGATTTTATCCGCATTTGGTAAAGTAGAAGTGGTCAGTGAACATTTGATGGATGTAGTTGTGTCCGTAAGTGGAAGCTCACCGGCATATGTATTTATGTTTATCGAAGCGATGGCTGACGCAGCAGTTGCAGACGGTATGCCGAGAGCACAGGCATATCAATTTGCGGCACAGGCGGTGCTTGGAAGTGCAAAGATGGTGCTTGAGACAGGAAAACATCCGGGAGAATTAAAAGACATGGTATGCTCACCGGGCGGAACAACAATCGAGGCTGTACGCGTACTGGAAGAAAAAGGATTACGTTCTGCTGTGATTGAAGCAATGAAGGCTTGTACAGATATTGCAAAAAAAATGTAA